From one Solanum lycopersicum chromosome 12, SLM_r2.1 genomic stretch:
- the LOC138340323 gene encoding uncharacterized protein → MLRRMPLNFYLSGEVLYRRTSDLDLLRCVDAAKVIEQIHAGVCGTHMNGLTMERKIFLAGYFWMTMENDCCKFVQKYHKCQVHGDLIRVPPHELNAMSSPWTFVTWGMDVIVYRTEAVIPAEVKISSLKIIQEAELSDVEWVNKRIDQLALIDEKRMVAIFHGQLYRQRMICSFHKRVRARNFEISQLVLKRIFPHQDKYKGKFAPNWKGPYMVRKVYIWR, encoded by the exons ATGCTACGTCGTATGCCTCTCAATTTCTATCTAAGTGGAGAAGTGCTCTATAGGAGGACTTCAGATTTGGATCTGCTAAGATGTGTTGATGCTGCGAAGGTcattgaacagatacatgctggagtttgcGGCACGCATATGAATGGGCTCACTATGGAAAGAAAGATCTTTCTAGCCGGctatttctggatgactatggagaatgattgttgcaagtttgtgcaaaaatatcataaatgtcaagtgcacggtgaTTTGATTCGAGTGCCGCCTCATGAACTTAATGCCATGAGTTCACCTTGGACATTTGTAACTTGGGgtatggatgtcatcg TGTATAGGACAGAAGCAGTCATACCTGCTGAAGTCAAAATATCGTCTTTGaaaatcatccaagaagctgagttAAGTGATGTTGAATGGGTCAACAAGCGGATTGATCAACTTGcgttgattgatgagaagagaatggttgCCATTTTTCATGGTCAGTTGTATCGACAAAGAATGATTTGCTCCTTCCACAAGAGAGTACGAgctagaaattttgaaattagtcAATTAGTACTTAAGcgcatttttcctcatcaagataAGTACAAAGGAAAATTCGCACCAAACTGGAAAGGACCTTACATGGTTCGTAAAGTATATATATGGAGGTGA